From the Mycoplasmatota bacterium genome, one window contains:
- a CDS encoding acyl-ACP thioesterase produces the protein MERKAVYRKKYHIEISDVDFNKQLKLSTLFSHFQDVASDAVDNLGIGINDLEKNYGVAWILIRMRVEVIRHPVWNEEITIETWPQEPKTLDFERDFLVYDSEGNIIIRAISTWIIFDIKTRRIKKSSVINTNYPEIITKRAIDCKLGKLNPYNELQIAYKKMIGYSDIDFNGHLNNSKYIDFITDCFTFENHQMYQMKSLEVNFIHEALPGDFVTLYKDVSEVNHQMIYIEGVNETENKSVFKAKVEIRLR, from the coding sequence ATGGAAAGAAAAGCAGTATATCGTAAAAAATATCATATAGAAATAAGTGACGTAGATTTCAATAAACAATTAAAGTTGAGTACATTATTCAGTCATTTTCAAGATGTAGCTAGTGATGCTGTGGATAACTTAGGAATAGGAATTAATGATTTAGAGAAGAATTATGGGGTTGCTTGGATACTGATACGTATGCGTGTTGAAGTGATTCGTCATCCAGTTTGGAATGAAGAAATAACGATTGAGACTTGGCCGCAAGAACCGAAGACACTTGATTTTGAACGAGATTTTCTTGTTTATGATAGTGAAGGAAATATTATTATTAGAGCGATTTCAACTTGGATTATATTTGATATTAAAACGAGAAGAATTAAAAAGAGTAGTGTAATCAATACAAATTATCCTGAAATAATCACAAAAAGAGCGATTGATTGTAAATTAGGTAAATTAAATCCATATAATGAGTTACAAATTGCCTATAAAAAAATGATAGGTTATAGTGACATTGATTTTAATGGTCACTTAAATAATTCAAAATATATCGATTTTATCACCGATTGTTTTACATTTGAAAATCATCAAATGTATCAAATGAAGTCACTTGAAGTGAATTTTATCCATGAAGCATTACCAGGTGATTTTGTGACATTGTATAAAGATGTATCTGAAGTTAACCACCAAATGATTTATATCGAAGGAGTTAATGAAACAGAAAATAAATCTGTATTTAAAGCGAAAGTTGAAATACGATTAAGGTAA